One Scleropages formosus chromosome 8, fSclFor1.1, whole genome shotgun sequence DNA window includes the following coding sequences:
- the LOC108937352 gene encoding casein kinase I-like produces MELRVGNRYRLGRKIGSGSFGDIYLGTDISVGEEVAIKLECVKTKHPQLHIESKIYKMMQGGVGIPTIKWCGAEGDYNVMVMELLGPSLEDLFNFCSRKFSLKTVLLLADQMISRIEYIHSKNFIHRDVKPDNFLMGLGKKGNLVYIIDFGLAKKYRDARTHQHIPYRENKNLTGTARYASINTHLGIEQSRRDDLESLGYVLMYFNLGSLPWQGLKAATKRQKYERISEKKMSTPIEVLCKGYPSEFATYLNFCRSLRFDDKPDYSYLRQLFRNLFHRQGFSYDYVFDWNMLKFGANRAAEDAERERREREDRLRHARNPAARGMPSASGRPRAAQDAAAAATPLTPTSHAANTSPRAVSGAERERKVSMRLHRGAPVNVSSSDLTGRQDASRVSASQILPRVAPGGLQSAVPR; encoded by the exons ATGGAACTGAGAGTAGGAAACCGGTACAGACTGGGAAGAAAAATTGGAAGTGGATCTTTCGGAGACATCTATTTGG GTACGGATATTTCTGTGGGGGAAGAAGTGGCCATCAAGCTGGAATGCGTGAAGACAAAACACCCTCAACTTCACATAGAGAGCAAGATCTACAAGATGATGCAAGGAGGAG TGGGAATCCCTACCATTAAGTGGTGCGGTGCTGAGGGTGACTACAATGTGATGGTGATGGAGCTACTCGGTCCGAGCCTGGAGGACCTTTTCAACTTCTGTTCCCGCAAGTTCAGCTTGAAGACCGTGTTGCTTCTGGCTGACCAGATG ATCAGCCGCATAGAGTACATCCACTCAAAGAATTTTATTCACCGAGACGTTAAGCCTGACAACTTCCTCATGGGCTTGGGAAAGAAGGGCAACCTCGTGTACATTATCGACTTTGGCCTGGCGAAGAAGTACCGCGACGCTCGCACACACCAACACATACCCTACCGGGAAAACAAGAACCTGACAGGCACAGCCCGCTATGCCTCCATCAACACCCACCTGGGCATCG AGCAGTCCCGGCGTGATGACCTGGAGTCCCTTGGCTACGTGTTGATGTATTTCAACCTGGGCTCTCTGCCCTGGCAAGGCCTCAAGGCTGCAACCAAGAGACAAAAGTATGAGCGCATCAGCGAAAAGAAGATGTCTACTCCGATTGAGGTGCTCTGCAAGGGCTACCCCT CTGAGTTTGCCACATACCTCAACTTTTGCCGCTCGCTGCGTTTCGACGACAAGCCCGACTACTCGTACCTGAGACAGCTCTTCAGGAACCTGTTCCATCGGCAGGGTTTCTCATACGACTATGTCTTTGACTGGAATATGCTCAAATTT GGAGCAAACCGGGCAGCGGAGGATGCGGAACGTGAGCGCAGAGAGCGAGAGGACAGGCTCCGACACGCACGCAACCCGGCGGCCCGCGGGATGCCCTCTGCCTCGGGAAGGCCCAGAGCAGCGCAGGATGCTGCTGCCGCCGCAACGCCTCTTACGCCAACATCCCACGCAG CCAACACGTCGCCAAGGGCCGTCTCAGGAGCAGAGCGGGAAAGGAAAGTCAGCATGCGGCTGCACCGCGGAGCGCCCGTCAACGTCTCCTCATCTGATCTGACCGGCCGTCAGGACGCTTCGCGAGTTTCCGCTTCTCAG ATCCTGCCACGCGTGGCCCCCGGCGGCCTCCAATCTGCTGTGCCCCGATGA